Proteins from one Algicella marina genomic window:
- a CDS encoding ligase-associated DNA damage response exonuclease, with product MKAEELLHPRPEGLYCPVGDFYIDPVRPVARALITHGHADHARAGHGAVMATRQTLDIMAIRYGEGFAGSVQAADGVTDVGGVGVSFHPAGHVLGSAQICVEHRGLRIVAAGDYKRGVDPTAATFEPVACDVFITEATFGLPVFHHPDPLAEIDKLLKSLEQFPERTHLVGVYALGKAQRVLRLIRDAGYAEPIYMHGSLARLCTYYESEGVALGPLEPATVDRAEKAKFAGKIVLGPPSAFAAKWAQRFPDPLIAFASGWMRIRARTRQRGVELPLVISDHADWPELTATLRELAPSEVWVTHGREEALVRWCALQGMPARPLHLVGYEDEAE from the coding sequence ATGAAAGCTGAAGAACTTTTGCACCCGCGCCCCGAAGGGCTTTATTGCCCGGTTGGCGATTTCTACATTGATCCGGTCCGACCGGTCGCGCGGGCGCTGATCACGCACGGGCATGCGGACCATGCACGTGCCGGGCACGGTGCCGTCATGGCGACGCGCCAGACGCTGGACATCATGGCGATACGGTATGGTGAAGGGTTTGCGGGCTCGGTTCAGGCGGCGGACGGGGTCACGGATGTGGGCGGCGTAGGCGTGTCTTTCCATCCGGCGGGGCATGTCCTCGGCTCGGCACAGATATGCGTGGAACACCGTGGGCTGCGCATTGTCGCGGCTGGTGACTACAAGCGAGGAGTCGATCCAACTGCCGCGACATTCGAGCCTGTGGCCTGCGATGTGTTCATTACCGAAGCGACCTTCGGCTTGCCGGTGTTTCATCATCCTGATCCGCTCGCGGAAATAGACAAGCTCCTGAAATCGCTGGAGCAGTTTCCGGAACGGACGCATCTGGTCGGCGTCTATGCCCTCGGCAAGGCGCAGCGGGTCCTGCGACTGATCCGCGATGCGGGCTATGCGGAGCCGATCTACATGCATGGCTCGCTGGCGCGGTTATGCACTTATTATGAGAGTGAGGGGGTGGCACTTGGACCGTTGGAGCCGGCGACGGTGGACAGGGCCGAGAAGGCGAAATTTGCGGGCAAGATCGTGCTCGGTCCGCCGTCGGCGTTTGCCGCAAAATGGGCGCAGCGTTTCCCGGACCCACTCATCGCGTTTGCCAGTGGCTGGATGCGGATTCGGGCGCGGACGCGACAGCGGGGAGTTGAGTTGCCACTGGTGATTTCCGACCACGCGGATTGGCCGGAACTGACGGCCACGCTGCGGGAACTGGCGCCCTCGGAAGTCTGGGTAACGCACGGGCGGGAAGAGGCACTCGTGCGGTGGTGCGCGCTACAGGGAATGCCGGCGCGTCCCCTGCATCTGGTTGGGTATGAAGATGAAGCGGAATAG
- a CDS encoding acyl-CoA dehydrogenase family protein — MTDHSEIREEIAKLCQRFPDAYWRDLDRERAYPQAFVTALSEAGYLAALIPEEHGGSGLTLSAAIAIVEEIHAQGANAAACHAQMYIMGTLLRHGSAEQKARYLPRIATGELRLQAFGVTEPTSGTDTSAIRTTARREGEAYIVNGQKIWTSRAEHSDLMLLLARTTPREQAAKRTDGLSVFLLDMNAPGLTIRPIRTMMNHATTEVFFQDVKIPAANLIGEEGKGFRYILSGMNAERILIAAECIGDAKWFIARATAYAKDREVFSRPIGRNQGIQFPIAKAYAAMRAAELMVREAAALYEQGEPCGPEANMAKMLAADAAWEAANMCVQTHGGFGFAEEYDIERKFRETRLYQVAPVSTNLILSYIAEHVLGLPRSY, encoded by the coding sequence ATGACTGACCACTCCGAAATCCGTGAAGAGATCGCCAAGCTCTGCCAGCGCTTTCCCGACGCCTATTGGCGCGACCTCGATCGGGAACGCGCTTATCCGCAAGCCTTTGTCACTGCATTGTCGGAAGCCGGATACCTCGCCGCGCTGATCCCGGAGGAACATGGCGGCAGCGGTCTGACGCTCTCAGCCGCAATCGCGATTGTCGAAGAAATCCACGCGCAGGGTGCCAACGCCGCCGCATGCCACGCGCAGATGTACATCATGGGCACGCTGCTGCGCCACGGCAGCGCCGAACAGAAGGCCCGCTACCTGCCCCGCATCGCCACCGGCGAGCTGCGCCTTCAGGCCTTCGGCGTGACCGAACCCACCAGCGGCACCGATACCTCCGCCATCCGCACCACGGCGCGGCGCGAGGGCGAGGCTTACATCGTCAACGGCCAGAAGATCTGGACCAGCCGCGCCGAGCATTCCGACCTGATGCTCCTGCTCGCCCGCACCACCCCGCGAGAACAGGCAGCCAAGCGCACTGACGGCCTCTCCGTCTTCCTGCTCGACATGAACGCGCCCGGCCTTACGATCCGCCCGATCCGCACGATGATGAACCACGCCACCACGGAAGTGTTCTTTCAGGACGTAAAGATTCCAGCCGCCAACCTGATCGGCGAGGAGGGCAAGGGCTTTCGCTACATCCTCTCGGGCATGAACGCCGAGCGGATCCTGATCGCCGCTGAATGCATCGGCGATGCCAAATGGTTCATCGCCCGCGCCACGGCTTATGCCAAGGACCGAGAGGTTTTCTCCCGCCCCATCGGCCGCAACCAGGGCATCCAGTTTCCCATCGCCAAGGCCTACGCCGCGATGCGCGCGGCGGAGCTGATGGTGCGCGAGGCGGCCGCGCTCTACGAGCAGGGCGAACCCTGCGGACCCGAGGCCAACATGGCCAAGATGCTCGCCGCCGACGCCGCGTGGGAGGCCGCCAATATGTGCGTGCAAACCCACGGCGGCTTCGGCTTCGCCGAGGAATACGACATCGAACGCAAGTTCCGCGAAACCCGCCTCTACCAGGTCGCACCCGTCTCCACCAACCTCATCCTGTCCTATATCGCCGAACACGTGCTCGGCTTGCCGAGGTCCTACTGA